One Kwoniella pini CBS 10737 chromosome 10, complete sequence genomic region harbors:
- a CDS encoding tyrosine aminotransferase, whose amino-acid sequence MPDIKLIQCQDALVAGPSKTITSKTEKQWNVRVSPSVNRSRNPIRETLASITANTPSSSKAPINLGLGDPTYYPLHSPPPAAIAAVEKAVLDGKSNGYLNGVGSSEARQAVVDYHMRWDQVQYSIDDVVLTHGVGQGLDLIFSVMIPPASVERSNILLPRPGFAQYTALLANLDAEVRYYDCLEENDWEVDVDMLNSLCDEETRAILINNPSNPCGSNYSREALQGILEIAEKHKIPIIADEIYGHMTWSSPFVPLASLSTSVPIITLSGLSKRFLVPGWRFGWICLHDPLGVASSLKKGIQCWGNRFMGPNSLIQAALPTILATEPEWYDQVLSKIEVLAKIVHKGVSDAPGLSATFPSGAMYSFVKIEEGAFPALQDDVAFATALYNEQAVFVLPGMCFGMPGYFRVVLGTPADVMLDVIERLQEFCQKHGDL is encoded by the exons ATGCCTGACATCAAGCTCATTCAATGCCAAGACGCTCTCGTCGCTGGTCCAAGCAAAACGATTACGAGCAAAACGGAGAAGCAGTGGAACGTTCGCGTCTCTCCTTCGGTG AATCGATCCCGAAACCCCATAAGAGAGACCCTTGCTTCAATAACAGCCAAcacaccttcttcatcgaaaGCACCAATAAACCTGGGTTTAGGTGATCCAACCTATTATCCACTTCATTCACCTCCTCCGGCTGCCATCGCTGCAGTTGAAAAAGCTGTCTTGGATGGCAAGTCAAATGGTTATCTTAACGGAGTCGGATCGTCAGAGGCTAGGCAAGCTGTTGTGGACTATCATATGAGGTGGGATCAAGTCCAATACAGTATCGATGATGTCGTTCTG ACTCACGGCGTAGGCCAAGGACTCGATCTGATCTTCTCCGTCATGATTCCACCTGCTTCGGTGGAGCGATCCAATATTCTCCTTCCCAGGCCCGGCTTTGCACAATATACCGCATTGTTGGCCAACCTCGATGCTGAAGTACGATACTATGATTGCTTAGAGGAGAACGATTGGGAAGTAGATGTAGATATGTTGAATAGCTTATGTGACGAAGAAACTCGAGCAATTTTGATT AACAATCCCAGTAATCCTTGCGGCAGTAATTATAGTCGCGAAGCCTTACAAGGTATCCTTGAAATAGCTGAAAAGCACAAGATACCTATAATAGCAGATGAGATATACGGGCATATG ACTTGGTCTTCTCCCTTTGTTCCGTTGGCTTCGTTATCTACGTCCGTCCCAATAATAACACTTTCAGGCTTGTCAAAGCGATTCTTAGTTCCTGGCTGGAGATTTGGATGGATTTGTCTACATGATCCGCTAGGAGTGGCTTCAAGCTTGAAAAAGGGTATACAATGTTGGGGCAATCGATTTATGGGGCCAAATAGTCTGATACAAGCTGCTTTACCGACTATCTTAGCTACGGAGCCAGAATGGTATGACCAGGTTCTCAGTAAGATTGAG GTTCTAGCGAAAATTGTTCACAAGGGAGTCAGCGATGCCCCCGGTTTAAGTGCAACTTTCCCAAGCGGAGCAATGTACAGCTTTGTCAAAATAGAAGAAGGGGCTTTCCCCGCTTTGCAGGACGATGTTGCCTTTGCTACTGCACTTTACAACGAGCAGGCTGTATTCGTATTGCCAGGGATGTGCTTCGGCATGCCAGGATACTTCAGAGTAGTGCTGGGTACCCCTGCAGATGTCATGCTGGATGTGATAGAAAGGCTACAGGAGTTCTGCCAAAAGCACGGCGACTTATAG
- a CDS encoding trimethyllysine dioxygenase, translating into MIRRSAPKIVKAIPPVSSRAAVVDIRYISNSRRKFTTAESGLSNARVGRPPDTTSRSSNIPTVNSDGEKTKIIWPDGRETTFDNYFLFDHCRCSKCFHEQTKQRLKTLSEIPSDIHPMSVEVDKTGVHLTWSTSDSHKSTFPLEFLRRSAYDPPLASYRDDKESRILWNSTIAQSPPNVLYDEIMSTEKEGSTGGRAILKLLNKIHDFGFCFVENVPTTGEKTKELIEKVAPIRNTHYGGFWQFTADLSHGDLAYSNEGLPAHTDTTYFTDPAGLQIFHLLSHPSPPGKGGTTLLVDGFYTASLLSTLYPTSYSLLSRLAIPAHASGTEGTMLRPPLSQPTLRHDEKGQLIQIRWNNEDRGVLGQGWTPDEIKGWYQAARRYDELNRSEDAEYWIQLKPGTVLFIDNWRVMHGRSPFTGSRTMCGAYIGADDWLSRRTALTKKYEIRKKSILDDNWSVGW; encoded by the exons ATGATCAGACGGAGTGCGCCCAAAATTGTCAAAGCTATTCCACCAGTGTCATCACGAGCCGCGGTGGTGGATATACGCTATATCAGCAACTCTAGGCGGAAATTTACGACCGCCGAAAGTGGTCTGTCGAATGCTCGGGTTGGACGACCACCTGACACCACTTCTAGATCAAGTAATATACCTACCGTGAATAGCGATGGAGAAAAGACAAAAATAATATGGCCTGATGGGAGAGAAACTACATT CGATAATTACTTCTTATTTGATCATTGTCGATGTTCGAAATGCTTTCATGAACAAACTAAACAACGTCTGAAAACCCTAAGCGAG ATTCCAAGCGATATACATCCTATGTCGGTGGAAGTTGATAAAACAGGTGTTCATCTGACATGGTCTACGTCTGATTCACATAAATCCACCTTTCCCTTAGAATTCCTGAGACGTTCAGCATATGACCCTCCATTAGCTTCGTATAGAGATGACAAAGAGAG TCGTATATTATGGAATTCTACAATAGCGCAATCACCTCCCAACGTGCTGTATGATGAAATCATGAGTACAGAGAAGGAAGGATCTACAGGTGGAAGGGCTATATTGAAGCTTCTTAACAAAATT CACGATTTCGGGTTCTGCTTTGTCGAGAACGTTCCGACCACTGGTGAAAAGACCAAAGAGCTGATCGAGAAAGTGGCACCTATACGTAACACTCATT ATGGAGGTTTCTGGCAGTTCACTGCGGATTTAAGTCATGGTGATCTAGCATATTCGAATGAAGGTCTTCCCGCTCATACAGATACGACATATTTCACCGACCCAGCTGGACTTCAAATCTTTCATTTACTTTCTCATCCTTCACCTCCAGGAAAAGGCGGTACAACTCTTCTTGTAGATGGATTTTATACTgcttctttactttcaaCACTATATCCTACTTCTTATTCTCTTTTATCTCGATTAGCTATTCCTGCTCATGCATCAGGAACAGAAGGTACAATGTTAAGACCACCATTAAGTCAACCTACTTTACGtcatgatgaaaaaggtcaattaattcaaatacgATGGAATAATGAAGATAGAGGTGTATTAGGTCAAGGTTGGACACcagatgaaattaaaggttGGTATCAAGCTGCAAGAagatatgatgaattaaatagAAGTGAAGATGCAGAATATTGGATTCAACTAAAACCTGGTACAGTCTTAT TCATTGATAATTGGAGAGTCATGCATGGAAGATCACCATTTACAGGATCAAGAACAATGTGTGGTGCGTATATAGGTGCAGATGATTGGTTATCACGTCGTACAGCCCTTACTAAGAAATATGAAATACGTAAGAAGAGTATTCTAGATGATAATTGGAGTGTAGGATGGTAA